The Vicinamibacterales bacterium genome contains a region encoding:
- a CDS encoding prepilin-type N-terminal cleavage/methylation domain-containing protein: MTVRRARSALARGFTLIELLVVMSLVVVLSAIAMVGYQNSVTRAREATLKADLYHMRDAIDQYYADKQKWPATLQDLVTDGYVRRIPEDPMTSSADTWQEIPAEADPANPSAETGIYDVKSGSDKISLDGTPYAEW, from the coding sequence ATGACCGTCCGCCGCGCCCGCTCCGCCCTCGCCCGCGGATTCACGCTCATCGAACTGCTGGTGGTGATGTCGCTCGTGGTCGTGCTGTCGGCCATCGCGATGGTCGGATACCAGAACAGCGTCACGCGCGCCCGGGAGGCCACGCTGAAGGCGGACCTCTACCACATGCGTGACGCGATCGACCAGTACTACGCCGACAAGCAGAAGTGGCCGGCCACGCTCCAGGACCTGGTGACCGACGGCTACGTCCGCCGGATTCCGGAGGATCCGATGACGAGCTCGGCCGACACGTGGCAGGAGATTCCGGCGGAGGCGGATCCCGCCAATCCGTCGGCCGAAACCGGCATCTACGACGTCAAGAGCGGATCGGACAAGATCTCGCTGGACGGCACGCCCTACGCCGAGTGGTGA
- a CDS encoding GspE/PulE family protein, giving the protein MAIAQPDDHFEHDEAFDEDDASAFGLAPARAAEEAHARHLAERYRLEFLDMGVFRIDQELFRGIPADLMLRYGFVPYRRDGRALVIVVSDPTDLPMIDELAVLLGTPVRVMVGAKSAIESILKKSESSQRVLDDATEGFQIQVLKDEDASEDLTVERLTSDNSPIIRLVDSMVFTAIQRRASDIHIETQDDAVVVKYRIDGVLQPASRPIAKRSHSAIISRIKVMAELDIAEKRVPQDGRFRLRVRGKTIDFRVSVMPSAHGEDAVIRILDKQSISEQFTELRLDILGFPDLELRRFRKYIREPYGMVLVTGPTGSGKTTTLYGALAEIRSIEDKIITIEDPVEYQLRGITQIPINEKKGLTFARGLRSILRHDPDKIMVGEIRDPETAQIAIQSALTGHLVFTTVHANNVFDVLGRFLNMGVEPYQFISALNCVLAQRLVRKICDKCRTPVHLSREQLLESAMDPGLADTHTFVEGAGCVECGGTGFKGRMAICELLDLTDHVREIILERRPISEVKRAAKEQGMRFLRESAVERVLGGLTTLREINKVTFVE; this is encoded by the coding sequence TCGGCCTCGCGCCGGCCCGTGCGGCCGAGGAGGCCCACGCCCGGCATCTCGCCGAGCGCTACCGGCTCGAGTTCCTGGACATGGGGGTCTTCCGGATCGACCAGGAGCTCTTCCGGGGCATCCCGGCGGACCTGATGCTGCGCTACGGGTTCGTCCCATACCGCCGCGACGGCCGGGCCCTGGTCATCGTGGTGTCCGATCCCACCGACCTGCCCATGATCGACGAGCTCGCCGTGCTGCTCGGAACGCCGGTGCGCGTCATGGTCGGCGCGAAGTCGGCGATCGAGTCGATCCTGAAGAAGAGCGAGAGCTCACAGCGGGTGCTCGACGACGCGACCGAAGGGTTCCAGATCCAGGTCCTCAAGGACGAGGACGCCAGCGAGGACCTGACGGTCGAGCGGCTGACGAGCGACAACAGCCCGATCATCCGCCTCGTGGATTCGATGGTCTTCACCGCCATCCAGCGGCGGGCGAGCGACATCCACATCGAGACGCAGGACGACGCGGTCGTGGTGAAGTACCGCATCGACGGCGTGCTGCAGCCCGCCAGCCGGCCCATCGCGAAGCGGTCCCACAGCGCGATCATCTCGCGCATCAAGGTGATGGCGGAGCTCGACATCGCCGAGAAGCGCGTCCCGCAGGACGGCCGGTTCCGGCTGCGCGTGCGCGGCAAGACCATCGACTTCCGCGTGTCGGTGATGCCGAGCGCCCACGGCGAGGACGCCGTCATCCGCATCCTCGACAAGCAGTCGATCAGCGAGCAGTTCACCGAACTGCGGCTCGACATCCTCGGCTTCCCGGACCTCGAGCTCAGGCGCTTCCGCAAGTACATCCGCGAGCCCTACGGGATGGTGCTCGTCACCGGGCCCACCGGCTCCGGGAAGACCACCACGCTCTACGGCGCCCTGGCGGAGATCCGGTCCATCGAGGACAAGATCATCACCATCGAGGATCCGGTCGAGTACCAGTTGAGGGGCATCACGCAGATCCCCATCAACGAGAAGAAGGGGCTCACCTTCGCGCGCGGCCTCCGGTCGATCCTGCGCCACGACCCCGACAAGATCATGGTGGGCGAGATCCGCGACCCCGAGACCGCCCAGATCGCCATCCAGTCGGCGCTCACCGGCCACCTCGTGTTCACGACCGTCCACGCCAACAACGTGTTCGACGTGCTCGGCCGCTTCCTCAACATGGGTGTCGAGCCCTACCAGTTCATCTCGGCCCTCAACTGCGTGCTGGCCCAGCGGCTGGTCCGCAAGATCTGCGACAAGTGCCGCACGCCGGTCCACCTGTCGCGCGAGCAGCTGCTGGAGTCGGCCATGGACCCGGGGCTCGCCGACACCCACACGTTCGTGGAGGGCGCCGGCTGCGTCGAGTGCGGCGGCACGGGCTTCAAGGGCCGGATGGCGATCTGCGAGCTGCTGGACCTCACCGACCACGTGCGGGAGATCATTCTCGAGCGGCGCCCGATTTCGGAGGTCAAGCGGGCCGCGAAGGAGCAGGGCATGCGATTCCTGCGCGAGTCGGCGGTGGAGCGCGTGCTCGGCGGGCTCACGACGCTGCGCGAGATCAACAAGGTGACGTTCGTCGAATGA
- the pilM gene encoding pilus assembly protein PilM — MKLPSFLQQAPPTVAVDVAPDRVAVSRVERRSGAPSLVAFGVEALPAGAVTGALAAPNMADVPLVAAAIGRALDQAGGRARQVSLVVPDSVARVSLVRFESVPAKAGDLDELIRWQVRKTTPFPLDEAVVAHTPGAAAAGAFEFIVTVARRDVLQQYEQACELTGAHAGIVDLSTFNVVNAVLAQAGAADGGDWLLVHAAPSYVSLAVLREGHVIFYRTRGEEAEGSIADLVHQTAMYYEDRLHGRQFARALLLGGSTAAGADELRQELSDRLRIEVAAVDPFRSAAPSARVDTSAALADALAPGIGILLRESAVA, encoded by the coding sequence ATGAAGCTGCCGTCGTTCCTCCAGCAGGCGCCGCCGACCGTCGCGGTGGACGTCGCCCCGGACAGGGTCGCGGTCTCGCGGGTCGAGCGGCGGTCCGGAGCGCCGTCGCTCGTCGCGTTCGGCGTCGAGGCGCTGCCGGCCGGCGCCGTCACCGGCGCGCTCGCCGCGCCCAACATGGCGGACGTCCCGCTCGTGGCGGCCGCAATCGGACGGGCCCTGGACCAGGCGGGCGGGCGGGCGCGGCAGGTGTCGCTCGTCGTGCCCGACTCGGTCGCGCGCGTGTCCCTGGTGCGCTTCGAATCGGTGCCGGCGAAGGCCGGCGACCTCGACGAGCTCATCCGCTGGCAGGTACGCAAGACCACGCCGTTCCCGCTCGACGAAGCCGTGGTCGCCCATACACCCGGGGCCGCGGCGGCCGGCGCGTTCGAGTTCATCGTGACCGTGGCGCGTCGCGACGTGCTCCAGCAGTACGAGCAGGCGTGCGAGCTGACCGGCGCGCATGCCGGCATCGTGGACCTGTCCACGTTCAACGTCGTGAACGCGGTGCTCGCGCAGGCTGGCGCGGCGGACGGCGGCGACTGGCTGCTCGTGCACGCCGCCCCCAGCTACGTGAGCCTGGCGGTGCTCCGCGAAGGCCACGTGATCTTCTACCGCACGCGAGGCGAGGAGGCCGAGGGGTCCATCGCCGACCTCGTGCACCAGACCGCGATGTATTACGAGGATCGACTGCACGGACGGCAGTTCGCGCGCGCGCTGCTCCTCGGCGGGTCCACCGCCGCGGGCGCCGACGAGCTGCGCCAGGAGCTGTCGGACCGCCTCCGCATCGAGGTGGCCGCCGTGGACCCGTTCAGGAGCGCGGCCCCATCGGCGCGCGTGGACACGTCGGCGGCGCTGGCGGACGCGCTCGCGCCGGGCATCGGGATCCTCCTCCGCGAATCGGCGGTGGCGTGA
- a CDS encoding type II secretion system protein, with amino-acid sequence MQTWRESMARGYTFVELLIVTTILLILAAGIQPLARVTIQRQKEGELRHALRELRGAIDAYYDLVATGRVPATELKPGNEGYPPDLETLVEGIPLAGDATGRKVKLLRRVPVDPMTGDTEWALLSYQDKPDATRWGGQNVYDVRSKSTGTALDGTKYNEW; translated from the coding sequence GTGCAGACATGGCGGGAGTCGATGGCGCGCGGCTACACGTTCGTGGAGCTGCTGATCGTCACCACGATCCTGCTGATCCTGGCGGCCGGCATCCAGCCGCTCGCGAGAGTCACGATTCAGCGCCAGAAGGAAGGCGAGCTGCGCCACGCGCTGCGCGAACTGCGCGGCGCGATCGATGCCTACTACGACCTGGTCGCCACGGGCCGCGTGCCGGCGACCGAGCTGAAGCCCGGGAACGAAGGGTACCCGCCGGATCTCGAGACGCTCGTCGAGGGCATCCCCCTGGCCGGTGACGCCACGGGACGGAAGGTCAAGCTGCTGCGGCGGGTGCCGGTCGATCCGATGACGGGCGACACCGAGTGGGCCCTGCTGTCCTACCAGGACAAGCCCGACGCCACGAGGTGGGGCGGGCAGAACGTCTACGACGTGCGCTCGAAGAGCACGGGCACCGCGCTCGACGGCACGAAGTACAACGAGTGGTAG
- a CDS encoding GspMb/PilO family protein, producing MSDARDRLVRRALREHRAWIWPLVVLVAANIAALVLGVLPLSRTVNGSERRAADATADAQAAAAELAAATSARDGRDSATRELDIFYSDVLPASVGQARRLLQLNVAQLARKHDITFARAVAAPETIRGSSLARLRASVDLVGRYRDVRQFLYDLETSADFVIVDAIVLSEGNDDSTLLNLTLGVSTYFKATPDVR from the coding sequence ATGAGCGACGCGCGGGACAGGCTGGTCCGCCGGGCGTTGCGCGAGCACCGGGCGTGGATCTGGCCGCTGGTCGTCCTGGTGGCGGCCAACATCGCGGCGCTCGTGCTCGGCGTCCTGCCGCTGTCACGGACGGTGAACGGCTCGGAACGCCGGGCCGCCGACGCCACGGCCGACGCGCAGGCCGCTGCCGCCGAACTCGCCGCCGCCACGAGCGCGCGTGACGGACGCGACAGCGCCACGAGGGAACTGGACATCTTCTACTCCGACGTGCTGCCGGCGTCGGTGGGGCAGGCCCGCCGCCTCCTCCAGTTGAACGTGGCCCAGCTGGCGCGGAAGCACGACATCACGTTCGCGCGGGCCGTCGCCGCGCCCGAGACGATTCGCGGCAGCAGCCTGGCGCGCCTCCGGGCGTCGGTCGACCTGGTGGGCCGGTACCGCGACGTCCGGCAGTTCCTCTACGATCTGGAGACGTCGGCGGACTTCGTCATCGTGGACGCGATCGTGCTGTCGGAGGGGAATGACGACTCGACCCTCCTGAACCTCACGCTCGGCGTGTCCACCTACTTCAAGGCGACGCCGGATGTCCGCTGA
- a CDS encoding PKD domain-containing protein — translation MSFVPRSAVLLAFVVVSAVAGCDKVPLLAPTNTTIRLVATVGVLPLAGSTDITAVVIESAGTPVQNGTVISFTSSLGTIEPHEARTSNGQVTVRFVAGGQSGKAAISAFSGGSKSDDLEILVGAAAAGAVTLRAGQTSLPTTGGTTTMIATVVDTGGNPLPNTPVAFSTSAGTLSQSTALTNSLGEARSDLTTNVAAKVTASVGGGATPVSATLDIVVTDLPVVDIAVVGGTGTNTAEIGLPTVFSLKQANATTSSAIRSLRIDFGDGTIQSLGPLSGTITVSHQYARTGFYTVAVTATDALGLVGVTTMILQVNDRFAIPLTVTSSNLGNGIVNFSATATPRTGTTIRVYEWDFGDGTVITTTGGLTTHRYSSVGTYRVTLRVIATNGDEGSAVLDVRAS, via the coding sequence ATGTCATTCGTCCCGCGGTCCGCGGTCCTTCTGGCCTTTGTCGTCGTCAGCGCGGTTGCCGGGTGCGACAAGGTGCCCCTCCTCGCCCCCACCAATACGACGATCCGGCTGGTCGCCACGGTCGGGGTGCTGCCCCTCGCCGGCAGCACCGACATCACGGCCGTCGTCATCGAATCGGCGGGCACGCCGGTCCAGAACGGCACGGTCATCTCGTTCACCTCATCTCTGGGTACGATCGAGCCACACGAGGCCCGGACGTCGAACGGCCAGGTGACGGTACGATTTGTCGCCGGCGGCCAGTCCGGCAAGGCCGCGATCAGCGCGTTTTCCGGCGGCAGCAAGTCGGACGACCTGGAGATCCTGGTCGGGGCGGCCGCGGCCGGGGCGGTCACGCTGCGGGCGGGCCAGACGTCGCTGCCCACCACCGGCGGCACGACCACCATGATCGCGACGGTGGTGGACACCGGCGGCAATCCCCTGCCCAACACCCCCGTGGCCTTCTCGACCAGCGCGGGAACGCTGTCGCAGAGCACGGCGCTCACCAACAGCCTCGGAGAGGCGCGCAGCGATCTGACGACGAACGTGGCCGCGAAGGTGACGGCCAGTGTCGGCGGCGGCGCCACGCCCGTCTCCGCCACGCTCGACATCGTGGTGACGGACCTGCCGGTCGTGGACATCGCCGTCGTGGGCGGCACGGGCACCAACACCGCCGAGATCGGGCTGCCCACCGTGTTCTCGCTGAAACAGGCCAACGCGACGACGTCCAGCGCCATACGCAGCCTCCGCATCGACTTCGGCGACGGGACCATCCAGTCGCTTGGGCCGCTGAGCGGCACGATCACGGTGTCGCACCAGTACGCGCGGACGGGCTTCTACACGGTCGCGGTGACGGCCACGGATGCGCTGGGACTGGTCGGCGTCACGACCATGATCCTGCAGGTGAACGACCGCTTCGCGATTCCGCTCACGGTCACGAGCTCGAACCTCGGGAACGGCATCGTGAACTTCAGCGCGACCGCCACGCCGCGCACGGGCACCACGATCCGCGTCTACGAGTGGGACTTCGGCGATGGCACGGTCATCACGACCACCGGCGGCCTCACCACGCACCGCTACTCGTCGGTGGGCACCTACCGGGTCACCCTGCGGGTCATCGCCACCAACGGCGATGAAGGCTCCGCGGTGCTGGACGTCCGCGCCTCGTAG